The Ancylobacter sp. SL191 nucleotide sequence CGGCGAGCTTCTTGAGCACCTCCTGCTCGGCCGGTTCGAGATCGCCGTCGGCATTCGCGATATCGAGCGCGATCAGGTAGGCGTCCTCGGCCATCTGGCTGCCGTTCGGGCGGCTCTTGATGTCGTCCAGTTCCCGCGCCAGCAGCTGGCGGCCGGAGGTTTCCTTCGCCCGCTTGAACATGGTGTCAGCGGTCTGCTCGATGATGTTCGACTGGTAGAGCTTCGACAGAGTCGGGTGGTTCTGAACGATGGACACGACCTTGCGGCGCTCGCTTTCCTCGATGTCGCCATCGGCGGCGGCGACCAGCGCCGCGGCGGCGCAGACCGCCTCGAGGAAATCCTTGTTCTCGCCGTACTCGGCTTTCACTTCGCGGGCGCCGGCGCCCATGGCGCGCTTCAATGCACCGAACATTGTGGTAGTCTCCGGTTTGTCAGGTTGTGCGGCGTTCCGCGCCGCGCGGTCACTTCAGGTTCGGCGGGCTGCCCACCTGCCGAACCTGCTCCCGGCCCAGAAAACGAGGCCGGTCCAGGCGCCGCCCAAGATCATCTCAGGCAGATTGTTGATGACGGCGATCCACATGCGCGTGGCTCCTCGGCTCATGCTTCGCGTGGAAGAAAGAGCCGGGCGGCGACGGGGCATGCGCCGCCCGGCAGGTACGCCGCCGCCCCGTTACGGCGCCGGCGGGAGGAACGGGATCAGGCCTCGGGAGCGCCCTCGAAGGTGGGCAGGCCGGTGCCCTTGCCGGCCTCGAGCAGATCGTTCTGCACGCGGGTGCGGAGCCAGAATTCCCAGCGGTAGAGCTGATAGAACCAGGTCACGGCGCCCTGCCCCGCCCGGTAGCGGATGCGGGCCGGAATGCGCACCACATCGCCGTCGACGAAGGGCGGCAGCTGGATCATGAAGATGCCGGGAATGTCGATCGGCTCGCCCTTGCCGTTCATGTGCTCGGTCTCGAACACCATCTGGCGCTCGCCGCTCTGCAGGCGGACGGCGCTCTTCATCTTCGCGCCGACAAAGACTTCGAGGCTGTGGGAGAGCTCGATCAGCTCATTCGGCAGGGCGAAGCGTTCCTTGAACAGCGGCTCGTACTCGGTGCGCTCCGAGTCAAAGGGCGCGGCCAGTTCGGCCGCGTGCTCCTCGAGGAACTCGGCGAAGGCCTGCTGCTCCATCGACTTGCCGTTGCCGCCGACCCACGCCTTGAATTCCTCGGTCAGCGGGAAGCCGTACTCCACGCGGTGCTTCTGGAAATCCGGCGCATGATCGACGGCGTGATAGTCGATCACCGCCGTGAGCTTCGGGTTGGGCCAGCCGGTGGCCGCGAAGATAGCGCTGTTGGCCGTCTTGTGGCGGTTCACCAGATCGACAAAGCTTTCCAGCGTCTCGACCTTCGCGGTGCCGCGAATGGCCTTCGGAGCCTGTCGATACCGCTCGATCTCGTCATGAACGCTGACCAGGCGCTGCTGCGCCGGATCCCAGAAACCGGGCACATTGGGCGGCAGGCCGGGGCCGAGGCCCTCGGTGTTGATGGTGACGGGCTGAGCGCCGGCCGCCCTCGCCGCCATGTCGGCAATGAGGCTGACAGCGGAGGGCGTGGGGAGATCGTTCTTCGTGACGGCAGCGGACAAGGTGTCCTCCTGTTGCGGGCGTGAAGGGGGAAGGCGTCAGGCCGGCTCGGCCGAGCGGCGGCGCTCGCCGACCTCGGAGGGGCCGCCGAACATGTCGGCCTGGCTGGGGTGCTGGACGGAGAGGCCGCCATCGACCACCCAGAACGGGGTGGAGGTGAAGCCCTTCTCCTCGGGCAGCTTCGCCTTGACGGACGGCTTCATGTCGATGCGGTCGCCGAGCTTGGTGAAGTCGATGGAAAGGGTGAGCGTGCCCTTGGCCTTTTCCTCGGGATGCTGCTCCAGCGCCTCGATCAGGCGCTGCATCTCGGCGTTGACCTTCTCCTCGAAGCGGCCCTTGTTCGAGAGGCCGAGCGCCTGAAAGACGCTGCGAATGACGCGGGCGGACATGGTGGCTCCTTTGCGGCTCCGGTGCCGGCTGGTGGGCCGCGCGGGCCCGGTGGTTTCAGGTACAGAGGGTGAACAGGTCGCCCGCCAGCGTGCCCGGCGTGGCACCCTTCGCGGCGGCGCGCTCGCGGCGGCGCTGCTCGGCAAGCTCCACCTCGAGCAGGCGGGTGGTGGCGCGCTTGAGCTGCTGCGCCACGGCCATGCGCGGGGCATGGGCCTTGCGGCGGGCGGCGAGTTCCTTGGTGAGCCGCGCGCGCTTGGCAGCGATGTGAGCGTGGGTGGAGGTGGTCACCGCCCCCTCCCCGTCCCGTCGCGCAGGCTGGGGAGCAGCTTGGCGAACTCGCTGTAAAGCTCGGCGGCGGCATCGCCTCGCGACATCGGCTTTTCGTGGAGCCGCAGCGGCGGGGGGCTCTTGATGGGCACTGCCCATTCCCGCCGGCAATCGGCGAGAAAGTCCCGCCGCTCGGTGTTGAGCGCCACCAGATCGCAGACGGTAACGAAGCCCTGCTGATCGTTGGTCGGCGGCGCAAGGCCGGCGGCTTGCCAGATCGCGCGGTCGTGCCGGCGCTTCAGTTCCTCGCGGGCGCTCCACTCGCGGTCGCGCTCGGTGGGGCCGAACATCTCGTCTGCCACGCGCGCCTGCGCCTGCGTTACCGGGGTGATCTGGCCGCCCAGCACCCATTCGTGCCCGTCATGCAGCGCGACATAGGCAAGCAGCGTCGGGGTGGCGTGGCGCTGGCGCGCGGCCTTGAGCGCGATCAGCGTGTGATGCGCCACGGTGATCGGGTGCAGCGCGTTGCCGCCGTAACGGTTGATGTTGGCCAGCACGTCCGCCATTTCGCGGAAGTCGATGTCTTCCGCGCGCGGGTTCACCAGATCGATCGCGCGGCCGCGCAGCGATTGCGCCCAGGGCTCGGCCCGGCGGGTCGGCGGCTCCTCGACCGCGACGGTGCGGGCGAGCGTGGGGGAAAGGGCGGCGCTCATGGCTGCCCTCCGTCGAGAATGTAGGCCATTTTCAAAGTGGCGGCGGCCAGGGCGACGGCGGGGTCTGCCGCGTTAACCAACACAGAAGTTTGCACATCAGCACCGACCATCAGATGACCGTAGGCCTCCCGACGGCCCTTTGCGGACACGCTCCATCTTGCTTCGGGGCACAGGTTCACAAGAAGATCGAGAGCGGCTTTCAGATCTCCGTGAATGGTGGCTTTTTCCAACCGCTCGGAAGCATACGAACCAAGCAATCCCCGGGTTTCCTTCTGGTGAAGGCGGAGATCGTGGCCCTGCTCAACCATGGACGCGAGGCGGCGAAGTGAGAAACCACTGTCATTCTTCGAGTCGGAGCGTTCCGGGCCAAAAACATAGCCCAGCGCCGCCGCAATAATACTTTGAAGCGTTTGGCCCGTTCGCTTGGTAACTTCCCGCAGTTCGTGAAGAAGCTCGGGCTGCAGGCGAATGCCGACATATTGGCCCCCATCCATCGCCGGCGCTTCAGCGGCGTGGCCTTCTTGTGTCTGGAGAAGGGCCCAGCACGCGCGGCTAATGACCGTGGTGACGCTGGTGCCGCTGGCTTTGGCTTCTTCTTCAAGGAGCGAGCGATAATGCGGCGAGACCTTGAGTCTGAACTGCGGATAGTGCCGAGCCATCTCACACCCCTCCGCCGATGGCCGACCACACCAGCACCGCGCCGACAAAAAGGGCGAGGGCGCCGAGGGCGGCGAGTTCTTCGCAGAGCCAGCCGATCATTGCCCCCTCCCCTTCGCGCGGCTGGCCGCTTCCGGGATCGTGGCGAAATCCTTGCCGGCGATGCGGAAGCCGCGCTGCAGCTTGCGGATGGAGGAGGAATGGCCAGGGTGCACACGGCGGGTGCGCAAGAAATTCGCGCCCGCTTCAACGCCGGCATTGCGCCGGTGCATTTTGCGGTTGCGCACCTTGCCGCACTTGAGCCGGGCGATCATCCGCTCGACATCCGTCTTGTCGAACGCAAACTGTGAGGGCAGAGGAAACATCACGCGGCCTCCGGCAGGCTCTGGCTGTCGCGCGCGGCGGCGGCCGTGTTGTAGGCGCGCACGGCGCATTTGATCGCCTCGGCAAGCTGTGCGGCCTCGAGCGCGAATTCGGTGATGATGTCGGGCGCCAGCCCCTCGCGGGCCAGCATGTCGGCATCGGCGGACAAACCCGCCTCCTCCGCCTTGAGGAACAGCATCGCTATGCGGTCCACCGGCGCGCCATTATGCGCCGGGGCCTGATCCTGCTCGATGGCCTCGAAGGTGCCGGCGACGCGGATGGCGATATGCATGGCCGTCGTCCAGTCCTCATGGCTGAACAGATGACCGTTGATCGTCAGGCCGGGGCGATGGGCGAGGCTCGCCGTGGTGCGGAAATCAGCCGCGCGCAGGCAGGTGGCGAGCTTGAGCGCCAGGCCCATGCGCTGAAAGCGCGAAAGGCCCTCACCCGAGGGCGTGGCGATGTCATGCCGGCGGAAGAAGCCGGCCAGGCTCGACTGGTGGAAAGCGGGGTCGGGGAAGTCCATGCGTCGGCTCCCAATCGGTGCGGATTGGGGAAACCGTATAGCGGGTTTTTACCCGCGTCAACATCAAAAGCGGGTTTTAACCCGCCTTGGCGCGACGGCTTGCCGTGGTTGAATACGGTCAACTAGGGGTGGCGCCGATGCTTCGCTTTCACATCAAGGGGTCCGCGACGAAGCCTTATCGCGTGACCTTCGAGGGGCAAGGGCTTGAGTTGCGGGCGTTCTGCACCTGCCCGGGCTTCGATCGCGGCGGCCACTTCTGCAAACACGCCGCCGCGCTGCTGAATGGCGAGTGGGAAGCCGTCGTCGAGGGGCGCGAGGCGCTGGCGGAGCTTGCCGCCCTGTCGGAGGGCTCGCCACTGAGGGAGCGGGCGGCGACCTACAAGCCCTCGCGCAGCAAGGTGGTGCCGGTAACCGGATTCGCCAGCTTGACTGATGTTCACGCGGCAATGGCCGGGAAATGGGCCGAGGCCGGCTATGCCTGCTCGCTGGAAGATGGGTTCGACGGCGCAATCTTCCTGCGAATCGGCCGCCCGTTCAAAGGCGGCGGCATCAAGAAAGCCGGACAGTTGGTTCTGTCCTATGAGCCGTGGACGCTTGAGGTGGTGGAGACTTCCGAGGGCGAGTGGGAGGAGATTAGCAAGCCGTCCGTCAAGTTCTGGCGGGTTGAGGCCGTCCGCAAGAAGGTGGCCTATACCACGCTCGACCGTGCCCTGGCCGCGCTAGGCGAGAAGCTACACGCCAAATAGGTCGTTCATCGTCATCACCCGGTGCATCTGCAGGATGAACTTCTCGGGGATTTCGATCATCGCTTCGGGATTGAGCTGCTTGAGCACCACGGCCGAGGGCGTGCGCTTGGCGAGGATCTTGATGTAAGCCTGGCCTGGGTCGTCATCATGAGTGCGGGTAACCACGATCACGCTGTCGCCGATCTGGGGCCGCTGGCGCGGATCGATGAACCGCAGGTCGCCATGGGTGTGCATCGGCTCCATGGACAGGCCGCTCACATAAAGGGCGTAGATGTCCTTCCGATCCGCCAAAGCGGGCGGGCGGCGCACATAGTCCACCACTTCGGGTTCCAGCGAGAAGCCCTCCACCTTGCGGATGATCGAGCCGGCGGCCGTGCCCATCACCGGCACGTTGCGCTGAAAGGATTTGACGAACGGCGCGGCAATGTCGGCATCCTCGACGCTGCTGGCCGCTGCGGGGTCAAACGGCATGGTTGGCGTGTCGGCGCCGTTGGTGCCGTTGCCGGTCGGCGTCTCGCGCGAGATGCCGGTGTCTTCCTCGCCCTCGCCGGTGAGCAGCCATTCCGGCGTGGTGCGCAGCACGGGCGCGAGCTTGCGAAGGGTGCGGGTCGACACGCCGGTCTGCGTGCCCTTTTCCAGCCCGACGCGGATCGAGCGGACAATGTCCGTCTTCAGCTCCCGCTTGACGGTGTATTCCGTCAGCTTGAGCTGCTTCATTCGGCGTTGAATCCGTTGGAAAATTTCGTCGCCTTCGCTCATGGAGCGGGACGATACCCGCGTTTTTTCCTGCGTGTTAGCGCATAAAAACCCGCTTTCGGTGATTGACATAGCGGGTTTTTCCCCGCAACTTGCCGTTGCCATGACACTCATCTCCCAGATCCTCGCCGTCGCCGACGTGTTCTGCAGTGCCCGCCGCCTGTCACAGGCGCGGGTCTCGACACTCGTTTTCAACGATGGAAAGCGGCTGGCGCGGCTCGCGGCGGGGCGCGATCTCAATACCGGCAGCTACGAGTCGGCGATGGCCTGGTTTTCGTCGAACTGGCCGGCCGGCGCGGCCTGGCCTTCTGCCGTTCCGCGCCCCGCCGTGCGTGTGGAGATGGTCCGGCCTTGGTCATCCGCCACGAAGTCGGATGAGGCCGCGTGATGGCTCGTCTTTCCCCTCCCCGCCTCCAGCCGCAGCAGGCGCTCCAGCGCCCGGCGCAGCTTTTCGCGCGGGGTGGGTTCCGTTCCGCGCGTATCGAAGAGTTGCAGCTTCATGTTCGTCCCCCGCCCTGCGGCCCGCCGTGATCTGACGGGCTGAACTGACCACGACACGACCCTTTCCCCCTCCGGGAAAACGCACGGCGTTTTCCCGCGTGAGCCCTCTTGACCATTTTCCGAGGTGCATCATGGCCGAACGCGCCATTTCCGAAGCGTGGTTTCATCGCATCAAGGCGGCGACGCGCGACCTGGTGAAGGCCTGCGGCGGCATCGAGCGCGCGGCCGAAATCTCCCATGTGGGCAAGAGCACCGTGGGGCGCTGGCAGCACGCCGGCGAGGAAGACATCATCCCGCTGCCCGCCGTGATCGCGCTCGAAGCCGATTGCGACCGGCCTTACGTGACCCGTGTGATGGCCGACCTGAACGGGCGCGGCCTGACCGACCCGGAGGCCTCGCGCGAGGCGGCGGGCTGCCTGATGGCCCGGCACAACGCGCTGATGGGCCAGTTCACCGCGCTCACCACCGAGGTGCTGGCCGCGAAGGCGGATGGGCACGTCTCCCCCGCCGAGGCGGAGATGGTGGACCGCGCCGCCGCCTCGCTCGAGCGCAATCTCGCCGACTTCCGCGCCACCTGCGCGGCGAAGAAGGCCGGCGCGCCGGACGATGGCGCTGGCATCACCCGCCTTCCGCGCCGGGGGTTTTGATGCGCGCCCCCTTCTCGCCCGAGGAAGACACGCGGCTCGCGGCGCTGTTCGCCGAGGGTTTTTCGGATTCGCAGATCGCCGCGAAGCTGGGCGCCGAGGGCTTCCCCAAGCGCTCGCCCAATTCCGTCATCGGCCGCCGGCACCGCAAGGGCATCGTCGATGCCGCGCGGGCGCGTCAGGTGACGCCTCTGCCGAAGGTGGAACGGCGGGCACCGCCCAAGGCCGTGGCCACGCGCACCGCCGCCGCCGAGGTGAAGCGGCTGGCAGGGCGGGCGCGCGATCTTGGCATGACCAACCTTGCGGCGGAGATGGAGCGCGCGGGCCGCGACCCCGGCGAGGTTCTGGCCGTGGCTGCCACTGCCGAGGCGCGCCTTGCCGATTGTCTCGCGCTCACGCCCGCCAGCCTGCCCGCGCCGCCGGACCTTCGGCGCGGCATCCCCTTCCTCGGCGCACCGAATGAGGCCTGCCGCTTCCCGCTCTGGGCGGATGATGCCCGCCCTTCGGTGGAGGCGATGCGCATTTGCGGCGCGCCGGTGCGGCCCGGGCGGCCCTATTGCCCGGCCTGCTGCGCCCTTGCCTATGTGCCGGTTGATCCGCGCCGGGAGCGCGCCCGGCAGGCGGCGCAGGACGAGCGGACGGCGCGCCGTCGCACGCAGGCATGGAGCGCGGCATGAGCTCCTCTCATCGCGGCACGCGCCGCTGCCTCGCCCCCGCCGGATGGACGCCGGAGATGGATGCGCTGCTGGCTGATGGGCTGGCGCAGCGCCTGACCTATCGCGCCATTGGCGAGACGATGCGCGCCGCCGGCTTCGGCGACCGCTCGGCCGACGCGGTGCGCGAGCGCGCCAAGCGGCTGGATCTGGTCGCGACCGATGGCCTGACCGAAGTCCCGCTGGATTGCCGGCGCAGCGGGGCGGACCCGCTGCTCGCCGCGCTGGCGCGGGCGCATGAGACGCCGCCGGCCGACGTGCCGGTGGTGATGACCAGCGTGCCGGTGAATGGGCGCCTCCTCGTGCCGGTCAGCGGCGGCGCCGGCAGCCCGGGCGCGCTCTGCGCCGAGGGCGGGCAAACGGCGAAGGGGTGGTGAGCATGGACGGATGGCAGGATCTTGAGCCCGAGGTGAAGGCCGCGCCCGTGTCGGCGCCGGTTCGGTTCGGCTTGCGCGTGATGGCGAAGGGCCGGGCGCGCGGTGTCGTGCTGGTACGCCGGGAGGTGGTCACCGCTCTGGCCATGAGCACGCACCGGGTTGATGTGCGTCTCGGAACCGGCGCCAACACCCATCTGCTCGCCATCGTCCCGAGTGACTCGGGCCGGTTTGAGCTGCTGGAGATGGGCACGGCGAAGGGCGGCGGCACCTTTCGCGTGATGCTCCCCCACATTGACAAGTGGCCGAACACGAACTTCTCGGTCATGGCGGTCGGGCACGAGATTCAGGAGCAGGGCAAGAAGCGCATCCTGGTCGTGAAGCTGCCTCCCGTGTGCTGGGATGCCGCAACCCGCGAGCGGGCATTGAAGGCCGCGTCCGTCCGCCCTTCGGGCCCACGGAGCTGACATGCTCGCCCGCACGCGCCGCCCCATCCTCATCATCCGCCGCCGCCCGTGGCGCCGCATCGTGCCCGTGGTGCGGGCGCTGGCCGCGCGCGGCATGTGGCGGCGCGAGATCGCCCGGCGGCTGCGGATTTCCGATGGGTATGTCACCCGCGCCCTCACGGCGGGCGGCGGCGTGTGGAGCCCGGCGGAGTGGGAGCGGCTGACCGCCGCGCACAGAGCGGAGATGCGGCGGTGAGTGACATCTGCATTCTCGACGGCCGGGTGATGATCCACCTCGGCGACGTGCGCGCGCGGCTGGCCGCGATGGCGCCGGACAGCGTGGATTGCGTCGTCACCAGCCCGCCCTATTGGGGGCTCCGCGACTATGGCGTTGACGGCCAGATCGGGCTGGAGCGGACGCTCGGCGAGCATATCGATGTCATGCTCGAGGTGTTTCGCCTCGTGCGGCGGGTGCTGAAGCCATCAGGCACGCTCTGGCTCAACTATGGCGACTGCTACGCCACCAGCCCGAACGGGCGCTCGGCTGCGGCCACGAAGGCCGCGGGTAAGGATGACCGGACTTTCCGGGACAAGCCGTTCTCGACCATTGGGCCGATCTATGATCCGGCCGGTGGTGCAAAGGGCGGCGGCGTTCGCGGCGAGAACAAGGGTAACGCCAACGACACACCGAGCGGTCGCATCGTCGCCGGTGGCGTGCTCAAGCCGAAAGACCTCTGCATGGTGCCGAACCGGCTCGCCATCGCCCTGCAGGAAGATGGCTGGTGGGTGCGCTCGGAGATCATTTGGGGCAAGCCGAACCCGATGCCGGAAAGCGCCCGCGACCGGCCGGCTACCGCGCATGAGAAGGTGTTCCTGCTCTCCAAGGCAGAGCGCTATTTCTTTGACTCGAAGGCGGTTCGGCAGGGTGCAGCGCCTGCATCGCTCGCACGCTGGGCGCAGGACGTTGACGCCCAGGCCGGCTCGGAGCGCGCGAACGCCGGGCAGCGACG carries:
- a CDS encoding S24 family peptidase; protein product: MSITESGFLCANTQEKTRVSSRSMSEGDEIFQRIQRRMKQLKLTEYTVKRELKTDIVRSIRVGLEKGTQTGVSTRTLRKLAPVLRTTPEWLLTGEGEEDTGISRETPTGNGTNGADTPTMPFDPAAASSVEDADIAAPFVKSFQRNVPVMGTAAGSIIRKVEGFSLEPEVVDYVRRPPALADRKDIYALYVSGLSMEPMHTHGDLRFIDPRQRPQIGDSVIVVTRTHDDDPGQAYIKILAKRTPSAVVLKQLNPEAMIEIPEKFILQMHRVMTMNDLFGV
- a CDS encoding tellurite resistance TerB family protein; this translates as MFGALKRAMGAGAREVKAEYGENKDFLEAVCAAAALVAAADGDIEESERRKVVSIVQNHPTLSKLYQSNIIEQTADTMFKRAKETSGRQLLARELDDIKSRPNGSQMAEDAYLIALDIANADGDLEPAEQEVLKKLAARLGVDASKFDF
- a CDS encoding SWIM zinc finger family protein; the protein is MLRFHIKGSATKPYRVTFEGQGLELRAFCTCPGFDRGGHFCKHAAALLNGEWEAVVEGREALAELAALSEGSPLRERAATYKPSRSKVVPVTGFASLTDVHAAMAGKWAEAGYACSLEDGFDGAIFLRIGRPFKGGGIKKAGQLVLSYEPWTLEVVETSEGEWEEISKPSVKFWRVEAVRKKVAYTTLDRALAALGEKLHAK
- a CDS encoding DUF2303 family protein; translation: MSAAVTKNDLPTPSAVSLIADMAARAAGAQPVTINTEGLGPGLPPNVPGFWDPAQQRLVSVHDEIERYRQAPKAIRGTAKVETLESFVDLVNRHKTANSAIFAATGWPNPKLTAVIDYHAVDHAPDFQKHRVEYGFPLTEEFKAWVGGNGKSMEQQAFAEFLEEHAAELAAPFDSERTEYEPLFKERFALPNELIELSHSLEVFVGAKMKSAVRLQSGERQMVFETEHMNGKGEPIDIPGIFMIQLPPFVDGDVVRIPARIRYRAGQGAVTWFYQLYRWEFWLRTRVQNDLLEAGKGTGLPTFEGAPEA
- a CDS encoding DNA-methyltransferase, encoding MIHLGDVRARLAAMAPDSVDCVVTSPPYWGLRDYGVDGQIGLERTLGEHIDVMLEVFRLVRRVLKPSGTLWLNYGDCYATSPNGRSAAATKAAGKDDRTFRDKPFSTIGPIYDPAGGAKGGGVRGENKGNANDTPSGRIVAGGVLKPKDLCMVPNRLAIALQEDGWWVRSEIIWGKPNPMPESARDRPATAHEKVFLLSKAERYFFDSKAVRQGAAPASLARWAQDVDAQAGSERANAGQRRTAPMKAVGGPRTKQGDIASSAASAGASSGRRMAGFNERWDAQEKVRASAVASPRHAGHINHTGIEATPRGLGRNLRNYEPAPLGVWPVAPQPFSDAHFATFPPELAERCILAGCPKDGLVLDPFGGAGTTGLVAARHGRRAVLIELNPDYAEIARRRIELDWKVPQAPASVDFGPLFAAPVQPEAAE
- a CDS encoding GcrA family cell cycle regulator, whose amino-acid sequence is MRAPFSPEEDTRLAALFAEGFSDSQIAAKLGAEGFPKRSPNSVIGRRHRKGIVDAARARQVTPLPKVERRAPPKAVATRTAAAEVKRLAGRARDLGMTNLAAEMERAGRDPGEVLAVAATAEARLADCLALTPASLPAPPDLRRGIPFLGAPNEACRFPLWADDARPSVEAMRICGAPVRPGRPYCPACCALAYVPVDPRRERARQAAQDERTARRRTQAWSAA